The Tolypothrix sp. PCC 7712 region TTCAGCGAGTTTAATATCCAAGATGGGCAAAGTGTGTATTTTGCCAACCCCACTGGGGTAGAAAATATCTTAACGCGGGTCACAGGTGGAAATGCATCGAATATTTTCGGGACGTTGGGAGTTGCTGGTGCAGGAAATTTGTTCTTGATTAATCCCAATGGAATTTTATTTGGGCAGAATGCTTCTTTAGATGTGCAAGGAAGTTTTGTCGGGACAACAGCCAATGGAGTCCAGTTTGGGAATCAACAATTGTTTAGTGCCACAAATCCCCAAGCACCTTCATTACTTATGGTGAGTGTGCCTACTGGGTTGCAGTATGGCAGCAATCCGGGAGCGATTCAATCACAGGGTGCAATTTTACAAGTGCCCGATGGTCAAACCTTAACCCTGGCAGGCGGCACTGTAAATATTGATGGCGGGCAGTTGCTAGCGCCAGGAGGACTGGTGGAATTGGCAGGCATGGCAGCAACCGGCGAAGTTGGGTTAACACAGCAGGGACGGGAGTGGCGGTTGAGTGTGCCGGATGGATTGGCGAGAGCAGATTTCTCTTTAACCCTGTTTTGTCACTCTGGCAGTAGTATAATAAGGTAAAAATGCTAGAACCAAGACACAGAGCATGGTACAGCCCCGTCCAGCCGCACCAACAGTCAAATTTGTGGACGAATATTGCCAGTGGTATAAAAGTCTGTTTCCAGATGTTAGGAGTTTCGAGGCTTTTAAATATCTCCATGTAGGCTGCATTTCTGATCTAAAACGTAAAACATTGCCAGAAATAGCAAAAATCGTAGGATTAGATAACCAGCAAGGGTTGCATCATTTTCTAACTACATCACCTTGGGATATAGAAAAGTTAAGAACCTTAAGGTTAGAGTTAATTTTACAAGTGCTAAAAGGTAGACCAATCATTTTAATTATTGATGAGACAGGGGATAAAAAGAAAGGGAGCAAGACAGATTATGTGAAACGGCAGTATATAGGAAATTTGGGAAAAACAGATAATGGAATTGTGGCAGTGACAGTATATGGTGTTTTCTGTGGGATGACATTTCCATTACTGTTTGAAGTGTATAAACCCAGGGAAAGATTACAGGCAGGAGATAAGTACCGCACTAAACCAGAAATAGCAGCAATACTGATAAAAAAGCTACAATCAATGGGTTTTAAATTCAACTTAGTACTTGCAGATAGCTTATATGGAGAGAGTGGTAAGAATTTCATATCTGTATTAGATGAACTAAACTTGAACTATATAGTAGCGATTCGGTCAAATCATTATGTAGAAATACTTCCACGACAACATATTCAATATTTAAAGTGGCAGAAGTTTCAAAGGGTATTCTCTGACTTGAGTCGGGAAAATCGATTTATTAGAGAAATTATTCCGGGAAAACGTGGAGAACTTAGATATTGGCAAATTACTACAGATCCAGAAAATTTGCCTGATAACACTACTTGGTATGTGATGAGTAAATATCCAGACATTACGCCAAGAGAAGTTGGAAATTTTTACGGTTTAAGAACTTGGGTCGAGTACGGGTTAAAACAAAGTAAGAATGAATT contains the following coding sequences:
- a CDS encoding filamentous hemagglutinin N-terminal domain-containing protein, with the translated sequence MSRVHQQEKLSLKSIFYLCLISNVFSLASPAQAQITPDNTLGAEASRLNQNQIINGALGDKIEGGATRGSNLFHSFSEFNIQDGQSVYFANPTGVENILTRVTGGNASNIFGTLGVAGAGNLFLINPNGILFGQNASLDVQGSFVGTTANGVQFGNQQLFSATNPQAPSLLMVSVPTGLQYGSNPGAIQSQGAILQVPDGQTLTLAGGTVNIDGGQLLAPGGLVELAGMAATGEVGLTQQGREWRLSVPDGLARADFSLTLFCHSGSSIIR
- a CDS encoding IS701 family transposase: MVQPRPAAPTVKFVDEYCQWYKSLFPDVRSFEAFKYLHVGCISDLKRKTLPEIAKIVGLDNQQGLHHFLTTSPWDIEKLRTLRLELILQVLKGRPIILIIDETGDKKKGSKTDYVKRQYIGNLGKTDNGIVAVTVYGVFCGMTFPLLFEVYKPRERLQAGDKYRTKPEIAAILIKKLQSMGFKFNLVLADSLYGESGKNFISVLDELNLNYIVAIRSNHYVEILPRQHIQYLKWQKFQRVFSDLSRENRFIREIIPGKRGELRYWQITTDPENLPDNTTWYVMSKYPDITPREVGNFYGLRTWVEYGLKQSKNELGWSDFRLTHYPDIERWWEIICSAYLMVSLHSEQLFQSPSQRESKFVSHPWWDNGNGWKNILNNLRLIIQPFTLFNLIYPWLTVFPIPQLALGFFKLQSIIYSLTSSIFISLIHPDFYFSSA